A window of Thermosynechococcus sp. NK55a contains these coding sequences:
- a CDS encoding NUDIX hydrolase codes for MTKIPPEVLERHCFCRSRKFTFEVNQYRLPHGSVSILGTVRHPGGALAVPVNPEGNLILVKQYRFATEEYLLEFPAGTVEDHENPFTTIEREIEEETGYRAHHWQKLGEFYIAPGYSDEVIYAYLATQLEKLEVPPPQDSDEHIEIVEFSLSELAAAIHSGQVKDAKTVTSFYLALPYLQPA; via the coding sequence ATGACTAAAATCCCCCCCGAAGTCCTCGAGCGCCACTGCTTTTGTCGCAGCCGCAAGTTTACCTTCGAAGTCAATCAATACCGTCTGCCCCATGGATCTGTCTCGATCTTGGGAACTGTGCGGCACCCAGGGGGGGCACTGGCTGTCCCTGTAAACCCAGAGGGAAACCTGATCCTTGTCAAACAATATCGCTTTGCTACTGAGGAGTATCTACTGGAGTTTCCAGCAGGCACCGTTGAGGATCATGAAAATCCTTTTACCACGATTGAGCGGGAAATTGAAGAGGAAACCGGCTACCGCGCCCACCATTGGCAAAAACTGGGGGAGTTTTACATTGCCCCCGGCTATTCCGATGAAGTGATCTATGCCTATTTGGCTACCCAACTGGAGAAACTAGAGGTACCCCCACCTCAGGATAGCGATGAGCACATTGAAATTGTGGAGTTTTCTCTATCTGAGTTGGCAGCCGCCATTCATAGTGGTCAAGTAAAAGATGCCAAGACCGTCACTAGTTTCTATCTGGCTTTGCCCTATCTTCAGCCCGCTTGA